The following coding sequences lie in one Pseudoalteromonas sp. Scap06 genomic window:
- a CDS encoding NTP transferase domain-containing protein, with protein MKKYKLSLIVLAGGLGSRFGGNKQIAEIPGLNCTIMELSIIDAHAAGVTQVVLIINQAVRSEIERTILPRLPSDIDVVLVEQHIEKVPEQFKATLCQRVKPWGTGHALLCAKAHINNPAIVITADDYYGKSSFVLLSEHFKRSAEWAMVGYPIIDTLSEHGGVNRGVCKIADGKLVAVTEYLNIQQQSEHIFGDNPQGLRDKISPNSLGSMSFWGITPCFFDYLQQGFETFLQQYNVNTQQEYFLPDQIQKAINVKAQPVFVYTAKEPWFGVTYKSELTTIAATLCALRQA; from the coding sequence ATGAAAAAATATAAACTGAGTTTAATTGTGCTTGCAGGTGGCTTAGGTAGTCGCTTTGGTGGCAATAAACAAATTGCAGAAATTCCAGGGCTAAATTGCACTATTATGGAGCTGAGTATTATTGATGCGCATGCTGCAGGCGTGACGCAGGTGGTGCTGATCATAAACCAAGCGGTACGCAGTGAAATAGAGCGTACTATTTTGCCCCGATTACCTAGTGATATTGATGTGGTGCTGGTGGAGCAACACATTGAAAAGGTGCCCGAACAATTTAAAGCAACACTTTGCCAGCGAGTAAAGCCTTGGGGCACAGGTCATGCTCTGTTGTGTGCCAAAGCCCACATTAATAACCCCGCTATTGTGATCACTGCCGATGACTATTATGGCAAATCTTCGTTTGTATTACTGAGTGAGCACTTTAAAAGAAGCGCTGAATGGGCAATGGTAGGGTATCCGATTATTGATACTCTTTCTGAGCACGGTGGTGTTAATCGTGGGGTATGTAAAATTGCGGATGGAAAGCTTGTTGCCGTAACCGAGTATTTGAATATTCAACAACAGTCTGAGCATATTTTTGGCGATAACCCACAGGGTTTACGTGATAAAATTAGCCCAAACTCCCTAGGCTCGATGAGTTTTTGGGGGATCACCCCCTGCTTTTTTGACTATTTGCAACAAGGCTTTGAAACGTTTTTACAGCAATATAACGTGAATACTCAGCAAGAGTACTTCTTACCTGATCAAATCCAGAAAGCTATTAATGTAAAAGCACAGCCTGTATTTGTATACACTGCAAAAGAGC
- a CDS encoding flavodoxin, with product MAHISIFVGSVYGGAERLSEQISDTIEQTGHQVSVFAEPSLEDLKNATHILIVTSTTGQGDIPANLAELYNQLNSTFPMLTNKPFGIVAMGDRSYGDTFCAAGRSFDELLRDLQAKPVGNRLEIDACEDFEPWPVTEPWLQTWLDKLPS from the coding sequence ATGGCACATATTAGTATTTTTGTAGGCAGCGTGTATGGTGGTGCTGAACGTTTAAGTGAGCAAATAAGCGATACTATAGAGCAAACTGGCCATCAGGTAAGCGTATTTGCAGAGCCAAGTTTAGAAGATCTAAAAAATGCGACGCATATTTTAATAGTTACTTCAACAACAGGACAAGGCGATATACCCGCTAACTTGGCAGAGCTTTATAATCAGCTTAACAGTACGTTTCCAATGTTAACCAATAAACCATTTGGCATTGTAGCCATGGGTGACAGAAGCTACGGTGATACGTTTTGCGCAGCAGGGCGTAGCTTTGATGAACTATTACGTGACTTACAAGCTAAACCTGTGGGTAACCGACTAGAAATTGATGCCTGTGAAGACTTTGAGCCTTGGCCTGTCACCGAGCCGTGGTTACAAACTTGGCTTGATAAATTACCCTCTTAA